In Balaenoptera acutorostrata chromosome 19, mBalAcu1.1, whole genome shotgun sequence, the following proteins share a genomic window:
- the TEX101 gene encoding testis-expressed protein 101, producing MGACRFQVFLFLFLLGAPTLILAQKLRCQKSTFVGLEADPVETFNWTTDKVETCDNGALCQETVLMIKAAGTKTAILATKGCSSDGAPAITFIQHTPAPGLVAISYSNYCEDSFCNNKEDLYELWRTEEIDAPRGSTALRCPTCLALGSCLNAPSLPCPNDTNRCYQGKLQVTGGDLSAPLEIKGCTSADGCRLMSGIFIIGPLWVKETCPLRSVSPRKVESGATWLHTSVWRLELLLPLLLQPLVR from the exons ATGGGAGCCTGTCGTTTCCAGGTTTTCCTGTTCCTCTTTCTCCTGGGAGCCCCGACTTTGATCT TGGCACAAAAATTGCGTTGTCAAAAGAGTACATTCGTGGGTTTAGAAGCAGATCCAGTAGAGACATTTAACTGGACCACAGACAAAGTTGAGACTTGTGACAATGGGGCATTGTGCCAGGAAACCGTGCTGATGATTAAAGCTG CAGGGACCAAGACAGCAATTTTGGCCACTAAGGGCTGCAGCTCAGACGGGGCACCGGCAATAACGTTTATCCAGCACACGCCAGCCCCTGGCCTAGTCGCAATCTCCTACAGTAACTACTGTGAAGATTCCTTCTGCAACAACAAAGAGGACTTATATGAGTTATGGAGGACAGAAGAGATTGACG CTCCCAGAGGGTCAACAGCCCTCCGCTGCCCAACCTGTCTGGCTTTGGGGTCCTGTTTGAAtgctccttctcttccctgccccaACGATACAAATCGATGCTATCAAGGAAAACTTCAGGTCACTGGAG GAGACCTCAGCGCACCTTTGGAGATCAAAGGCTGTACATCCGCAGATGGTTGCAGGCTGATGTCTGGTATCTTTATAATAGGGCCCCTGTGGGTGAAGGAAACGTGTCCACTCAGGTCTGTCTCTCCCCGAAAGGTTGAAAGTGGGGCCACATGGCTTCACACTTCAGTTTGGAGGTTAGAGCTACTGCTGCCGCTGTTGCTGCAACCGCTTGTCCGTTGA